A genome region from Festucalex cinctus isolate MCC-2025b chromosome 17, RoL_Fcin_1.0, whole genome shotgun sequence includes the following:
- the LOC144005295 gene encoding uncharacterized protein LOC144005295 produces MSLAAADKRQPPEDGAKPGSLGTAAKLKALMSSLLSSGTTAGRPPAIHLPWNKARIKPGEVEGRGRLGEREGKEEAKRNTVAAGRREEDERIRIWRARAEMETWARIKAGGEEFRPEHRGELPGLVPNGGLVINRSYQRGSAETVQPPQKQKLNDTPGLISLNRRLQGPVRVGGEVRSNGMGRGGGRFRKMYDSVGDMSVSAFVSGRGSAAEGERWGRQVREEDSFSGEWHTKRKLFHEQRDPESEFSASDSNIPSSSVSTEREETESDTESQSKSGSQDEEEDSERESGSESDEHENSGGLRAVSRREVPERTKRGGRTSEPRKNMTEGTRYSSVSKPKPHCDASNEDQKERSPPQTIDLSDALSPIMEDTEEETSAETNY; encoded by the exons ATGTCTCTGGCAGCAG CTGACAAAAGGCAGCCACCCGAAGATGGCGCCAAGCCAGGGAGTTTGGGCACAGCGGCCAAGCTGAAGGCTCTCATGAGCTCGCTGCTGTCCTCTGGAACAACAGCTGGGCGGCCCCCAGCCATCCACCTGCCGTGGAACAAAGCCAGAATCAAACCGGGGGAAGTTGAAGGCAGAGGGAGGTTGGGGGAAAGAGAGGGAAAGGAGGAAGCTAAGAGAAATACCGTGGCGGCTGGAAGACGGGAAGAAGATGAACGGATTAGGATATGGCGGGCTAGAGCAGAAATGGAAACGTGGGCGAGGATCAAAGCAGGTGGAGAGGAATTTAGGCCGGAGCACAGGGGAGAGCTTCCTGGTTTGGTCCCCAATGGCGGTCTTGTCATCAACAGGAGTTATCAGCGAGGGTCCGCCGAGACTGTCCAGCCGCCGCAGAAACAAAAGTTGAATGACACCCCTGGTCTTATCTCCCTTAACAGAAGACTCCAAGGCCCCGTCAGGGTGGGTGGCGAAGTGCGGAGCAATGGCATGGGTAGAGGAGGCGGGAGGTTTAGAAAGATGTATGACTCCGTAGGGGATATGAGCGTCTCTGCATTCGTGTCAGGGCGAGGCAGTGCGGCAGAGGGCGAAAGGTGGGGGAGGCAGGTCAGAGAGGAGGACAGCTTTTCAGGGGAATGGCACACAAAGCGAAAACTGTTTCACGAGCAACGTGATCCCGAGTCGGAATTTAGCGCATCCGACTCCAACATTCCCAGTTCCAGCGTTTCGACCGAGCGAGAAGAGACTGAATCGGACACGGAAAGCCAGTCTAAGAGCGGCAGCCAGGATGAGGAGGAAGACTCTGAGAGGGAGTCAGGATCAGAGAGTGATGAGCATGAAAACTCTGGTGGACTAAGAGCTGTATCCAGACGCGAAGTACCAGAAAGAACCAAGAGAGGAGGCAGAACGAGTGAACCCCGTAAGAACATGACAGAAGGCACCAGATACTCTTCAGTTTCGAAACCAAAACCACATTGTGACGCTTCTAACGAAGACCAAAAAGAGAGGTCACCACCGCAGACCATCGACCTCTCAGACGCCTTGTCGCCTATCATGGAGGACACAGAGGAGGAGACGAGCGCAGAGACAAATTACTGA